From Candidatus Paceibacterota bacterium:
ATGTTGTTGTTGGCTCGGATGTTCGCGCTGGAGCCATGGCTGAGTTCAGATTTGGTGCCGCCCGTGGCACTGCTTCCACATTTTACGTTTCAGCCGGAACTGGAATTAGTTCGTGCTTGCTACTAAATGGGGTGCCATTAATCGGAGCACACAGCGTTGCAATCGTACTCGGTGCACCACCAGTCGAAATTCAATCAAGCGGACGAGCACTAGACAAGAAGCGACAGGAGAGTGATTTGACCGAACCTCAACTTCATGAACTCGTGACACTAGCTGGTCGACGAACTGGTGAAGTGGTAGCAACCATTGTTAATGCCATTGATCCTGAACTGATTGTTATCGGCGGAGGTTTGGGATTAAGCGAAACTTTCTTCAATTCTTTGGCCGAAACGGTACTCCTCCTCGCACATAAGGATACTCCAAGTCCCTATCGTGTAGTCCCTGCAGAACTTGGTACTGATGCTGGTGTTATTGGTGCCGCATTATTGACATACTAAGTCACGGCGAGAACAGATCAACTTGGTGCACTTCCAAATAGTAAGGAATGAACTCGAGGAATTAAATGCCTAATATCTCTGGTCTTCCACAACCACTTTACGAACAAGCGAGTATTGCTATCACAAAGAGTCTTCGTGAAGGCGTGTACCGACCTGGTTCACGGCTTCCTTCTGAGCGGGTCATGAGCCAGGCTCTTGGCGTAAGTCGGCTTACTCTGAGACATGCCTTAGCTAATCTTGTTAAGCAAGGCCTAGTAGAACAAACTCAAACTCGCGGTTGGTTTGCCGCGCAGACGGTAAGTGAAGGTCAAAATCAATTATTGAGTTTTTCCGCCATGGGGGAACTCCGCGGATTAAAGCCCTCCACTCAAATTATTGAATCACAAGTTCATCCAGCGAGTATTGAGGAATCCATTACTCTGCGAATTGCGCCAGGCTCGGATGTCTTCGATTTAACGAGATTGCGTATGTTAGACGGCATTCCCATTTCTGTAGATCGTTCCCGCCTTTCACTCCAACGTTTTTCATGGCTATCTAACATCGATTTTAGAAAGGAATCACTTTACAATCAGCTAGAGAAACACGATTGCAAGCCTACGCACGCCGATTATGTCATCAGTGTAGAAGATGCAGACCAAAAGACGGCTGAACTTCTTCAGGTAGAAATCGGCAAAGG
This genomic window contains:
- a CDS encoding ROK family protein, with the protein product MVKRIGVDIGGTKIAVAIIDVSVGKVLKSVQVPTPPAGSREEVLQTIRSAVSALGLVEKLPIGIGVCEYVDNAGRILSSYAVDLKDANLPAEFADLGDVVVGSDVRAGAMAEFRFGAARGTASTFYVSAGTGISSCLLLNGVPLIGAHSVAIVLGAPPVEIQSSGRALDKKRQESDLTEPQLHELVTLAGRRTGEVVATIVNAIDPELIVIGGGLGLSETFFNSLAETVLLLAHKDTPSPYRVVPAELGTDAGVIGAALLTY
- a CDS encoding GntR family transcriptional regulator, with translation MPNISGLPQPLYEQASIAITKSLREGVYRPGSRLPSERVMSQALGVSRLTLRHALANLVKQGLVEQTQTRGWFAAQTVSEGQNQLLSFSAMGELRGLKPSTQIIESQVHPASIEESITLRIAPGSDVFDLTRLRMLDGIPISVDRSRLSLQRFSWLSNIDFRKESLYNQLEKHDCKPTHADYVISVEDADQKTAELLQVEIGKGLLLSNGTTFDQVGFPISLDRILYRSDRYRLQTRLNRDSSNIFTDK